Proteins from a genomic interval of Ornithodoros turicata isolate Travis unplaced genomic scaffold, ASM3712646v1 Chromosome12, whole genome shotgun sequence:
- the LOC135371749 gene encoding uncharacterized protein LOC135371749, which translates to MRGIATLPRNTRIRVESRGIPLFCRKFDFSRIDFPHPAPFFVLTSENERHKCSRNSKRVPARACGGKGQGATPAARAAHRRNFTFVSAISLCCFRVRSVEMSKRSHLGNKDAKQRVREYGTEDFYEDGGLLFCRPCAKTIDHQRKSTIDDHIRSSSHRKNVGKAKVDPTASGSGLQKRTRLQTLETVLTAKEAREDLVLEFLDMLVSANIPIEKTDHPKVRTFLQKRVTNGGSVPLAKNLRNRLPELFAKHQSALKGMFSGATVSVVIDETTDDRAKSVVNVLFVKASSTGDSLQPVLVDVTFTNEVNAAVIGRIVVKALTTYGVEFEDVTALVTDSASYMKKAFRECIQPLCSNAVHVTCVAHGVNLIGATMYKSFPLVDKYVGDMKKAFRLSSGKRALFKAHLQECGVENPRAPPAPVKTRWNSWIEAVELHSEYFEHYPSLLEKVQERYGDAAGVDSLVSMMQEIYTELKYTTRCIAIFGKKVASLLKAAEGQEVAAHKVYNALFALWGYLKAASLEDYGALMRQEGVQDDEAAYVGEQIRSGMCQAARKAQELLEKSDTWKFFKSMRALDPLQLKSMSHELCDYENIPGIGRDAGNLAAEWLLYINTAKDCKSSDRDLAPSVSKQVDPPPQPFDIIGFWDGMKTLTPALASIAVKYLCVPINSVDAERSFSRYKMIVSDKRHSLSDENTKYHLMLSHNSFLML; encoded by the coding sequence ATGCGCGGAATTGCGACTTTGCCGCGGAATACAAGAATCCGCGTGGAATCCCGCGGAATTCCGCTTTTTTGCCGTAAATTCGATTTCAGCCGGATCGACTTCCCGCATCCTGCGCCATTTTTTGTCTTAACTTCAGAAAATGAACGCCACAAATGTTCCCGGAATTCAAAACGCGTGCCTGCGCGCGCCTGCGGTGGCAAGGGGCAAGGAGCAACACCGGCGGCGCGCGCGGCACATCGACGAAACTTTACTTTCGTTTCTGCCATCTCGCTCTGTTGTTTTCGAGTGCGAAGTGTGGAAATGTCTAAGCGGTCCCATCTGGGAAACAAAGATGCCAAACAACGGGTACGTGAGTACGGCACGGAGGACTTTTACGAAGACGGCGGTTTACTTTTCTGCCGGCCTTGCGCGAAAACTATTGACCACCAACGCAAGTCTACGATTGACGACCACATCAGAAGCAGCAGCCACCGGAAAAATGTCGGAAAAGCAAAAGTGGACCCAACGGCGTCTGGATCGGGGCTGCAAAAACGGACCAGGCTGCAAACTTTAGAAACCGTTTTAACGGCAAAAGAGGCAAGGGAGGACCTGGTGCTCGAATTCTTGGACATGCTTGTGTCGGCCAACATTCCAATAGAAAAGACTGACCATCCGAAAGTGCGCACGTTCTTGCAGAAGCGGGTTACAAATGGGGGATCAGTCCCTTTAGCCAAAAATCTTCGGAACAGGCTTCCAGAACTTTTCGCTAAACATCAGTCGGCACTAAAAGGCATGTTCAGCGGTGCCACTGTATCGGTCGTCATCGACGAAACGACCGACGATCGAGCGAAATCCGTTGTGAACGTACTGTTCGTTAAGGCGTCATCAACTGGCGACTCTTTGCAACCAGTCCTTGTGGACGTGACGTTCACAAATGAGGTGAACGCCGCAGTAATCGGCCGGATCGTCGTCAAGGCACTCACGACGTACGGTGTTGAGTTCGAAGACGTAACCGCGCTTGTCACCGATAGCGCGTCATATATGAAGAAAGCATTTCGCGAATGCATCCAACCACTGTGCTCCAACGCCGTCCACGTGACGTGTGTCGCGCATGGTGTCAATCTGATCGGCGCGACCATGTACAAATCATTTCCCCTCGTGGACAAGTACGTTGGGGATATGAAGAAGGCTTTTCGACTTTCGAGCGGAAAGCGCGCACTGTTCAAAGCTCATCTGCAAGAATGTGGTGTGGAAAACCCCAGGGCGCCACCAGCCCCTGTGAAAACCAGATGGAATTCATGGATTGAGGCTGTGGAGCTCCACTCTGAGTACTTTGAGCACTACCCCTCTCTTTTGGAAAAAGTACAAGAAAGGTATGGAGATGCTGCTGGAGTAGACAGTTTAGTTTCCATGatgcaagaaatatatacagagCTGAAGTACACCACTCGGTGTATTGCCATTTTTGGCAAAAAGGTGGCCAGCCTGTTGAAGGCTGCAGAAGGTCAGGAAGTGGCTGCACACAAGGTGTACAATGCCTTGTTTGCACTCTGGGGATACCTTAAAGCAGCATCTTTGGAAGATTACGGCGCCCTTATGAGGCAAGAGGGTGTGCAAGATGATGAAGCTGCTTATGTAGGAGAACAAATAAGAAGCGGAATGTGCCAGGCTGCCCGCAAAGCACAAGAGCTCTTGGAAAAAAGTGACACTTGGAAATTTTTCAAGAGTATGAGGGCCCTAGACCCGCTGCAACTAAAGTCGATGTCACATGAACTTTGTGACTATGAGAACATCCCGGGTATAGGAAGAGATGCTGGAAACCTAGCAGCTGAGTGGTTGCTGTATATCAACACTGCAAAAGACTGCAAGTCTTCTGACCGTGACCTGGCCCCATCTGTCTCGAAGCAAGTCGACCCACCGCCACAGCCCTTTGACATCATTGGCTTTTGGGATGGCATGAAAACACTGACGCCGGCACTGGCATCAATTGCAGTCAAGTACCTGTGTGTACCCATAAACTCTGTTGATGCAGAGAGATCATTCAGCAGATATAAGATGATTGTCAGTGATAAACGTCATTCTCTGTCAGATGAGAATACGAAGTACCATCTCATGCTTAGCCACAACAGCTTTTTAATGCTGTAG
- the LOC135371724 gene encoding uncharacterized protein LOC135371724 yields MQAVQALKCPYCDVPSFGIQDLVEHISIVHGLVAVVSNAPKVVPLQQEVVAAQPDEFGEPCTNGPSISLSQAAENNTSRLNGVLWPDKAVRFLLSLCQEEEERSGTMKFTKAFWSKASGLLAEKGYTLTSTQCSDKWKNLKKTYKTAADSKNKSGNGSQKWEYWSIMHDILGKKPEIQPPALASTSSGLHLLEDQEQTSETPHSEVSSPRKKSRTSKNNVRNAGERLRLENERVEQLRTFNQLFREYLEMKKVQMNMPKS; encoded by the exons ATGCAGGCGGTGCAGGCACTGAAGTGCCCATACTGCGATGTCCCCAGCTTTGGAATACAAGACCTCGTGGAACATATCAGTATCGTCCACGGTCTCGTCGCTGTCGTGTCAAACG CGCCCAAGGTCGTCCCTCTTCAACAAGAGGTAGTTGCTGCCCAACCAGATGAGTTTGGAGAACCCTGCACGAATGGGCCGAGCATCTCCTTATCCCAAGCTGCTGAAAACAACACAAGCCGACTAAACGGCGTCCTCTGGCCTGACAAGGCAGTAAGGTTCCTTCTAAGCCTCTGCCAAGAGGAGGAAGAGAGGAGTGGCACAATGAAGTTCACGAAGGCATTTTGGTCCAA GGCTTCAGGCTTGCTTGCGGAAAAGGGATACACGCTGACTTCCACCCAGTGCTCTGACAAGTGGAAAAATCTTAAGAAAACCTACAAAACAGCGGCAGACAGCAAAAACAAGAGTGGGAATGGAAG TCAAAAGTGGGAGTATTGGAGTATTATGCACGATATTCTTGGGAAGAAGCCCGAGATACAGCCACCCGCTTTGGCCTCAACATCTAGTGGACTCCACCTCCTTGAGGACCAAGAACAAACATCAGAAACCCCACATAGTGAAGTCTCTTCACCTCGCAAGAAGAGTCGAACATCAAAAAACAACGTACGCAATGCTGGAGAACGGTTAAGGTTGGAAAATGAAAGGGTTGAACAGCTGCGGACCTTCAATCAGCTGTTCAGAGAGTACCTTGAAATGAAGAAAGTGCAAATGAACATGCCCAAAAGTTAA